In the genome of Luteitalea pratensis, the window AAGCCGACCGGCAGCGAGCGATTGATCTGGGGCGAGGGCGATGGCAGTTCGCTGCGAGTGTTTCCGACTCCGGTGGGCCGGATCGGTGGCCTGATCTGTTGGGAGAACTACATGCCGGCGGCGCGAATGGCCCTGTACGCGCAGGGCGTGCAGATCTACCTCGCGCCGACCGCCGACCCGCGCGACACGTGGACCGCGACGCTGCGGCACATCGCCTGTGAAGGGCGGTGTTTTGTCATGGGGTGCAACCAGTATTCTCCGGCGGGTGCCTATCCGGCCGATGTGCTGCACCTGGCCGGCGCGGACGAACCGCGCCATGGCGAATGCCGCGGCGGCAGCGTGATCGTCTCGCCGCTGGGCGAGATCATCGCCGGTCCGCTGTTCGACCGCGAAGGCGAATTGCGGGCCGACCTCGATCTCGACGACGTGACGCAGGCGCGGGTCGACTTCGACGTATCGGGGCACTACGCGCGCCCCGACGTGTTTCAACTCACGGTCAACACCGCGCCGAAGCCGCCGGTCCGGTTTCAATGAGCCTGGGATGGGCGTCGGTGGGAGATGTTTTCGTCGCCGGCACGACGCCCGGCCAACGTAGGCCTGTAGCATCACCAGCACGCCCACGAGGAGCGCGAGGCGATGCTGTGCCAGAAGACCGCGCACAGAAGAAGGCCAAGCCCGTGAACAGAATCCAGGGCAACCAGGCCGCGCCATCCGACCTGCGCGACCACGAGCCATCACGTGACGACTGAATTCGGTGACTCCTCTGATGTTCGACTCCCCGTTCCCGCTCCAGCTGCGCCTCGGTCCGCTGTCGTGGCGGGCGGAACCGGCCTGGTCGGTGGAACCCTGCTGCAGCTCCTGGGAGGAGACACCAGCTACCATCGGGTGACGAGCCTCGTCCGGCGCGAGGTTCCGACACTGCCGGGGGTCGCCTTGCAGCGAGTGGACTTCGAGCGACTCGACCAACTCGTGCTGCCGGAGGTGGACGATGCGTTCTGTTGCCTCGGCACCACGAGGCGAGCTGCGGGGTCTGATGCTGCGTTCAGACGTGTCGACCTGGACTATGTCGTTGCCTTTGCCCGGCTCGCGCAGCGTGCTGGGGCGCTGCGCTTCCTGCTGGTGTCGTCGTTGGGCGCCTCACCGAGCTCTCCCTTCCTGTATCCCCGCACAAAAGGCGAATGCGAGGCTGCGATCTCGGCCCTCGGATTCACGACGGTGGTCATTGTCCGGCCGTCCTTCCTCGTAGGCGCGCGCGCGCAGGCACGTCCGACCGAAGCGGTTGCGCTGCGGGTCGGTCAACTGATTCGGCCTTTTCTCATCGGCGCACTTCGGAAGTACGCGCCGGCGGATGCGACGGCGGTTGCGCGGACGCTTGTCAGAGCCGCAGCGACCGCTCCCGCCGGCGTCATGGTCATCGAATCGGACAGTATTCGTTGAACGCTCTGACTCGCCATGATCGAACGGCGTGGAATGCCGGAGGCGCGATCGCCTTCCGCCACCCGGCGACGCCTTCGCGGCCCTTCAGGTCGCTCCAATTCCACCGCCAAGGTGCGCTTGACGAGTCGCACTTGTGCGAGACGGTCACCGTGAATGCCGTCCGGCCCGATCATCATTCGATTCACGTGCCACCATGTCTGCAGACGGCAATACCATCACGGATGTAACCACCGTGAAATCAAAAGACGGTAAGACGTCGAAGTCGACGTCCGTGTATCACCGCGTGAGCGGCGCAGATCGGGGCCGCAAGTAGACCAAGGCGGCGTCTCCGTCCTGGTATCGCAAGCAGACCGCGGCGTTGGTGCACGGGTGCAGGGGGCCGCGCAGCAGCCCGTGGCATCGGGAAGATCAGCGAGGCCTGGTCACAGGAGGCGGCGGAATCGAATCCGCCGGATCGGGCCAATACACTCGCGACAAGTAATGCAGCGCGATTCCGGCGCCCCAGCGGTTGGGCGCCGTCAAGATGACAAGCGCCGCCAGAACGACCAGCAGGATCAGACCCAGCACGCGATGCGACCGGACGACTCCGAAATAGATCACGACGATCATCGCGCCAATTGGCAACCGATCGCCCATGATGGTGAACGCCCAGGTGTCACCCGGATTACGTGCGAAGACCAAACCGCAGACCGTGCAGCCTTCAAGCTGGCGCCACCCGGTAAACAGCCGTCCCTGGCCGCAATGCGGGCAGCGCTTACGCAGTCCACGCCGAAGCGTCGTACCAATCACTGACAATCCGGACGGAGTCATACGGGTTCGCAGGGCGATGGACGCGGAGCGTGTTCGAGTGGTCTATCGCGATCAGGAGAAGCGTTGCACGGTGCGGCGATGCGATTCGGACAGGCCGCGATCTCCGTCCAGGAACCGAATCGGGCGCCGCATGC includes:
- a CDS encoding nucleoside-diphosphate sugar epimerase, with the protein product MLPEVDDAFCCLGTTRRAAGSDAAFRRVDLDYVVAFARLAQRAGALRFLLVSSLGASPSSPFLYPRTKGECEAAISALGFTTVVIVRPSFLVGARAQARPTEAVALRVGQLIRPFLIGALRKYAPADATAVARTLVRAAATAPAGVMVIESDSIR
- a CDS encoding carbon-nitrogen hydrolase family protein encodes the protein MSQLIPVAVVQAAPVYFNREATTAKAVDLIRAAAGRGARLILLPEAFIPAYPRGLSFGMVVGSRSRDGRELWRRYWDAAVEVPGPTTQAIGKACRELGVHAAVGVVERVPAAGGTLYCALVYFGPDGEVLAVHRKLKPTGSERLIWGEGDGSSLRVFPTPVGRIGGLICWENYMPAARMALYAQGVQIYLAPTADPRDTWTATLRHIACEGRCFVMGCNQYSPAGAYPADVLHLAGADEPRHGECRGGSVIVSPLGEIIAGPLFDREGELRADLDLDDVTQARVDFDVSGHYARPDVFQLTVNTAPKPPVRFQ